A window of Eucalyptus grandis isolate ANBG69807.140 chromosome 4, ASM1654582v1, whole genome shotgun sequence genomic DNA:
ttcttttcacacaTGGTactggaagagagagagacagctaTCGATAGAACAAGGAAAGAAACTGTGGCTAGCTCAGACGCAGGAAGTTACCAGGAAGATACAGTAGCAGGTGTTCGTGAGCTTAGAGGACCCGCTCTTATCCGCCAATAGGATTTGACGTTGTGGTCTTAGTCGTGATATATAAGGACTTTCTGCTTTAACTATTTTCTCATGGACCCATGATGGCATTCGATTGGTTGCCTATTACTACTCGGTTAATGTATGGCATAGAGAGGCCCAAGCACAACGTTACTGGCGGCATCTCCTGCAGTAGTTACATTAGCAACTtcattgagtttttaatttcaTCTCAGCGTCAGGAGCTAAATTCATACATTTTTCTGGACAACGCGAGAcaatccaactttcacttggacTAATTAATCCATACGGACATGTGTAAAAGCTTTGTTTGCACGTATCAGGATAGTCTCCACCACATGATGAAGAACGTGGCCTTACAGATTGGTCTTGGCATGGGAATACTGTAAttttaacactttttttttcacaccCAAAGCAATATAAAAACCAAACATTTGATCACTTAACTAATCATTATTCAAGGATTTAAAATTGCGTTGTTCTATAAATTCATTGAAAAAATCCAACAGAATTTATCTTTAGCAGTTTACTTTATTCTAGAAACAAGACGGAAGACAATCGTGCATACAATCACATCACTAGATTTTAGAAACAGCATCTTTAGCAATGCTAAAACCTCCATTTCCCAGATTGAGCAGTCTAACCAAACCTTTGACGCCACATTATGGGTTGGGCTTGGATATAGACATATATAATCCTAGGGAGAAAAATTCTTTctaacttcctttttttttgttgcttttatgTCATCTTATGAATAAGGTTGCTAAGCTCATGCTAAGTGTGAACTgaagtaaataaattaaacagAGCTAAAAAGTCCCGGTAAAATAATACTTATTTTTCTCAGGAACTAGGAGAAACTCGCAAGTCCATCATTTTCTTGCAAGATAAGTTTAATTTATCCTTTGATTTAAGAGAATATTGATCCTCACGATGACCGTTTTGGGAGGAGTGATTTCATCCAATATTTACCTTTTTAGTCCTCGCTACATTATCCAAAACGAAGCGaaactgaaaatggtgactCAGACTCATTTCTTCCTCGAATTCACGTCATTTATTCGATGATTTTGAACTAGTGAAAGCACAGCTAATTTTTTCCTCCTGGCCTTCTCTAAAGGACATTGCATTTTGGTCAGATGCATGCATTCGATCAAGTAATGCGCACTTCCTCTATGTCATTAGGGTTTTACCACCTCAACATGATCTTGACATTCATAGGCAAATTGActtgctcttcttccttttcacacCCTCTAACTCGTTCTTGCGCTTGCCAAGTTTTCCTTTCAATGATTATCTGGTGAAGCATTTTTCTTGCACAGAGAGATAACATGGCGTTCATGCACGGCACGTGGTAAATGACTTGCTAACACATTATATCTTATCAAACGTAACTGAAATGACGAGATTCCAacctccaaaaaagaaaaaaaataacatggcCTCAAAATTCGAATTTCCTATAATAATTGGCTAACCATATTGTTATTCCAAACGATTCCTCAATTTTCATTCATATTCATCTCTATAATTCCCTTAAATCCGTTCATTGTTACCAAAGTACTACAAGTACGAAAAAGTCAGATTTTTTCCGCATTATTTTCCATCGCAGACATGTAAATTAACATGTTGACGCCACTAATTGATTTTTTACGCACTATTTTTATTCCCTTCATATATTCTCTTTAAAAGTGTCAGACACGGCCATATTCTACGTTCAGAACATTAGGTCGGTCTCAGTGAATGGCAAAGGCCTAGCAAAGGATCACGCCTCTTCTCTAGGCACACCCCAGGCTTGCACAGACACACCCggggaaagagggagagagatctgTCTTTCTCATTGACCAATCGCATTTGATTTTATGGCCTTCGTCGTCAAACTAACGACTTCCTGTTTCAACATTTTTGCGTCCGTTAACGATGTGGTTATTTTCTGCATCAAAAGTTGAATTGGAAATGAGAATCCTTTTCGAACACAAGAGAttatgaaaagtcaaaagaccAAGAGATTATTTTCTGCCAAAAAGGACATTATTAAATTCACGTTAATTAATGTCACTTTCGAGCGTGCCATGTAAATGTGTATGGATGTGTTAATTCATGTTGGAAATTGCGAGTGCTCTGCCACCAATGACCAAAATAAGTTAAAAGGATATGGATTGATCGAGTAGTGTTGAGGAAAAACCATTGCCCGTCCAGGGCAAGGCATTCAGGCTCAGGAACACCTGCAGCTCTATCTTCCTGGTGACTTCGTGCGTCTGAGGTAGCCatagtttcttttcttggtcTATCGAcagctgtctctctctctctctctcccaacaCCATgtgtgaaaagaagaagaatggctctctctctttcttttctgaaAGTTGAAATTATTGTACTCCTCCTTGGGAGACCGAAAGGCAAAGTCCTGAAAGTCCTTGGTGCCTGGGCTTCCGCGCACGTCCTGCCATGATCACCTTCTTCGCACGTCGGCCCTGCAATAGGGAACGGCGATGAGGGTAGCGAGAGAATAGCATTGGATTCCGTGGGTTCCTTACATGGGGCCCGCAACTGCAGGCGTTGTATATAAATATATGGTCAACGTTTGCGAGTGAATATAATAATCAGGGATTTGTGTGAAATGAAAGGTGCGGAAGGGCAGTCTGGCAAGAATCATTTTTGTGATCTCATTCACTGTAGATTGGTGGACCTATACTCACCGCTCTTGGGCTCTCATCATTGACAGTGAAATCGCATCTAacattcttataattttttctatatttaaatGGTATTTCGGGTTTTGACGGGAAAGCAAATGgttcacttttatttatttatttattttttcaagcacttctatttttctaaaaagCCAGAAAACAAACAGGTCTTACTGCTATTGTAATTGTCTAATTCCCCCGGCAAGCCCCGTTATAGTGTTTTTTACAACTTACTTACGACACTcgtaaaatttcagaaaaactGCTAATTTACTAATTCACAtaaaagttgaattttttttaagtatgtAGTTATTCTTCTAATAGTttagttgaaaatcaaattaacaGTCACGCTGTTTTCTTACTAGCGATAGCATAAACTTAccaataattttataaatctaCCGACAGGAGAAAACTTAGACTGGACCTTACAACCGCGCCGAAAGCTGCGCAGTTTTGACCTTTTGCTGAATTCTGTTCTGTCCGCCACTTAGCCACATCTTCGGGTTTTTTCCTCATTAACAAAGAATTACGCCTCTTCCTCGGGTGCACCCCAGACACGCCCCCAGCGcccggagagagagaaagagagagagagagatctgctAACCTAAGCACGCTGCCGACTGCCATGGCGAGCTCAGATGCAGGAACTTCGTGGGGAAGTGAATATCaagtgttcttgagtttcagaggacCCGATACTCGCTCGGGATTCACAGATTTCCTCTATCATTCTTTGACCGATGCTGGAATCCGCGTCTTCCGAGAGGACGAAGAGCTCCGTGTCGGTGAAACGATCGATGGATCGCTTATGCAAGCCATCGACAACTGCAGGATCTACATACCCGTCTTCTCTCCAAACTACGCTTCGAGCCAGTGGTGCCTCAGAGAGCTCTCGCAGATCGTGACGAACACCTTAAAATCAGAAGGTAATAAAGAGATCCTACCTATTTTCTACGACGTCGAACCTGACGATGTCAGACTGAAAACTCCGTTATATCGCGATGCCCTGCTCAATTTGGAGTGTAAGAAGAAATTGAGGAATGAGCAAGGAGATGCGTGGAGAGAGGCTCTTATGGAGGTTGATGTGATAAAAGGGTGGGAAATGAAGAATTACTATAGGTAAGTCAGCTGCTTTCAAGATGCTTGTTTCCCAGTTTCCCTCAACAATTATGTCATGGATGCAATAAACACCAGTATGATTGAGGTGGGACTTCTGTTATAGTAATACTAAATGATGAACCTGCCCTACAATTTCAAATGCTTAGATATTCGTACATATATTTTTGCACGGAAGTCATTCATACATGTTGGGATGTTAATGTCGAGGTGGACCCTTGGAAGATCACTTCTAGATTGTTAAGATCCAATTATTTATCCGATTAGTACGTTGTCTATCCGATACTTGAATAACATCACTTCTAGCTAGGTAATCATGATTTTGCACTTTTCCCGGCTAAAATGGTTTTCCTTTGTGGCAGCCACGGCAAACTCGAGCAGACTGTGGCAAGCACCTTCATTTCGGAAAGTAACAAAGAGATCCTACCTATTTATTTCGACGACATCGAACATGACGACGTTAAGCTGAAAGCTCCACCATATTGCGATGCCTTGCTCAATTTGGAGCCCAAGAAGAAATTGAGGAATGAGCAAGTAGATGCTTGGAGAGAGGCTCTTATGGAGATTGATGCGATAAAAGGGTGGGAAATGAAGAATTTCAACGGGTAAGCCAGCTGCTTTCAAGATGCTTGTTTCCCCAATTTTTCTCAACACTTACGTCATGGATGCAGTAAACACCAGTATGATTGAGGTGGAACTTCTGTTATAGTAATACTAAATGAGGAACCTATACTCCGTTTGTCAATAAATTCTGCAACTGCTCAACAAAGTCATGCTAGGCGAAGAATGGTATTGATAGCTAGGCAGCTAAATTAGTGTTTGATCGTGGGCAGCGGGAGGGAAAATAATGGGATGATGAAATGCCATGCCAATTCCTAACAAATCATTTAATCTTTCAATACGTTTATCATTTCTCCTGTTGAATATGCCATGTTCATTTTCTATGTTCATCgcttgaatataaattataaaatctcTATTTCAAATGCATAAATATTTATACATCAATTTTGCGTGAACGTTATTGTCATAATCCCAAGAAATCTAATCTCACGTAGGAATTAAGTCAAATTTCGGGTCATGACATGGTCCACATGTCACCAAGTGCATGAAAAGTACGTTTTGGAGTGATGTTAATGTCCGATATGGACTCTTAGAAGATCACTTCTAGATTGTTAAGGTCCCATTATATCCGATTGTTGTGCAATTTATTGAGTGCTTGAATAGCCACCGCTTCCAGCTAGGTGACCGTGATTTTGCATTTTCCCCCGACTAACATGGTTTTCGATTATGGCAGCCACGGTGAACTAATCAAATTAGTAGTTGGAGAGGTCGTGGAAAAGCTGAAGAAACAGATCAGTGACTCCTGGAGTATATGCGCATTATCGAAGTTATAGTCTTCATATCTCCTGAAGTTTATTTCCTCTGCTTCTATCATGTTGCACTTCTTTATAATTCGTACGAAAAATTGTTGAGCAAGCGACTGTAAACTGGAGACGCCATTCTGGTTGCACTTCTTCGTTATTACGGAATTTGCTTTGTCATGTCGCCAGCTACTCGAATTAGGCTTTGTCACGTCGCAAGTTACTCGAATCAGGCTTAAACATGGAAAAAATGATCTGCATACTTGCACCACGAAGATCGACTCAGCTACTCGAATATGGACCATGAGCCTTGTCATTAATGGCTTGCTTCATCAagctaaaaataaattaggaaaatttaattGCTGACTTTCGACAGCCCAACAAACTTGATTGTGAAAATTGAACGACGAATATTATTTGATGATAGCTAAAAATTCACTCGGGGATATCGGAGTTTCTTACCTTACACAGAATTGTGGATAATCTGGGTAGGTTTTAGCAATATTGTAATATTCTAttgactaaatgcagtaaattgTATTAAACATCTTTTGGTTGGCCAAACGACAGAATGAATCAAGTGGGCGCTTCTTTACTCGATTGATTAAGTGAACATTTTTAAGTCGGAAAAAATTAGGATCATCAGACGTGCTTAATCTTGTTAAGCGCTAATGGGATCACCAAATAAGCTCTAAGTCTAGTCATGTATCATCAATCTAAATTTAATTccattaaattacaaaattgagGAAAAAGCTAAATTTTACTTAAGTAGGAAACACTTTGGAAGAAGCATAAGATCAGATAAACTACTTTTAAGTGCTTTTCATGGTTATATCATGTTGTCAATAGGGCTAACAATTCACATTCATGTGTCTCAATCGAgttttgtaattgtgtcaagTCGTGTAATGTAATTGAAAAGTACTATGCTTTTGTTAATTACATTGTAAAATTTCCATATTTTAATTTGTGTCAGTTAATTTGAATTTCGGGCTGGTCATATAATTGTATATGTGCGCGTTAGCTTATGTCAGAAATTGTCGGCCATCTATTACTGATGATCAAAAAGCATATTTTAAAGTACGGATTATAAGTTCAAATATTGGTAACACATATCTCAAGGATAACTTGGATAATTTCgttattttaatgaaaaataaattatttagaaaatattatttttaaaaataatcacttacaGAAAATGATCAAGCGataaatatttccattatttgtaaaaatttttagatataaattgttgtcaataacaaaaatatttttccattaactaCATACCGCTCGAACACGAAAGGAAAAGCTCCACATGGGTCAACCAACCGGCGAGTATGATCAATTGGTGAAGCCCCGCGTACAAGATCTACTAGTAGGATGTGAACCTCAAGACGTCTTCGTCAACTTCATGCTCAAACTCAAACCTACTGCTACCAGTCAGCCACTCAAGTTGGATCCTCCCAATTAGCGAAGTCCGGGAACTATCTCAttgaaaaaggtaaaacatCATAGGCGATCGGGCCTGCCCCTACCTTTGAATTTGCTAGAGAACAAAACCTACCACCTCTAAATGTAGTTTTCAGCACTACATGATGCCTTTGTTGACCCTTTTGAAAGCATGACGAACAGCATACCTAAGCCCACCCATCACCTTGCAGCAAGCAACCTGGCATCCATTAGATTAGCGGCTGGAACCTTCGAAAAAACATCAGGAACGAGGCATAATAGCCCTTACCCTTTtgtatttcaaataatataaatgattatttttaagaaaatatttttcaaactattcattttttatgaaataaacaaaactttcattttactattttttctttttgggttacTTATTTGTTTTAGTTTTAATTCTTGTTTGTGAACCGCTCGGCAAGTGACAGGGTTGAGATAATTGGTGGTCCATTAGCTATAATTAAGAAGATCAAGCAGGAGACCATTGTAGAGAATAAAGTGCCAAACAACAACTTCAGTCCCAATGAGTTCGAGACTCAGCTTCAACCGAGCAGCGCTGAAGAAGAATCCTTAGAGTTACCTATGCTTATCCTCTTTCAGCTTTTACCAAAACTCTTGAATAAGCGAGCTCGACTTTCATACTTGCAATGTGAGATACGAACGTGAGCATTTGCAATTTGTAACCTGATCTTCATAAGTCGACAAGTGGAAAGAAATGTTAGCTTAAATTGTCTCGATACGAATTGTTTTTTTAACTTAATTCTTGTTTCTCAAAGATTAGAGGAAAAGTAGATGTCATGATTCAAATAGAATGAAAATCAAACTACACCAAACATATTTTTCCCGAAAAAAAGTAGACTGATGATACAACTCTTAATGATATGTTCGCGGAAATGGATTATTTATCAGGTCTGCCACCACCGATGgcgattttcttttaaaaaaacatgATATTTAATGCAGCACATTTTGTGTATTCAATAATCGATTATCATGACTAATTAATTACCTTAATTAATTGCGTAATGTGTTAAGTAAAAAAACCGTTGCTCGCGCAGGGCTATCAGCGTAATTTGGGGCTTTTTCTTAACCAGGTTTACTTTTTGTCGGCCATTCAGCCATTTGCTTGTTCTCATTGACTGCCGGCGCTTTGCTTTTCGGTCTTCCAAGGAGTCACAATAGTTTCAACTTTTAGAAAAGCAGtcattattcttcttttcacaAATGGTATTTGATCAGTCGAATTGTACACTTATTTAGTCAGTAACATATTTTAAAGttatttttgaccaaaaaaaacatattattaAGTTATCATcggttttctcttatttttacTTCTAAAATTGCTAACCTTTTTCCTAATCTAtcaatctttattttttattaacaacGTGTTAAAGGTATTAACTTTTTTAGTCGAAATTACCAACTTAAGTCTAAGCGACttaccatttttcttcattaagttaccaattaattttaacttagTGACTTTgtactcatttttttttggtaaaggtaataattTTATAGAGCTTggacaaaat
This region includes:
- the LOC104441459 gene encoding TMV resistance protein N-like — translated: MASSDAGTSWGSEYQVFLSFRGPDTRSGFTDFLYHSLTDAGIRVFREDEELRVGETIDGSLMQAIDNCRIYIPVFSPNYASSQWCLRELSQIVTNTLKSEGNKEILPIFYDVEPDDVRLKTPLYRDALLNLECKKKLRNEQGDAWREALMEVDVIKGWEMKNYYSHGKLEQTVASTFISESNKEILPIYFDDIEHDDVKLKAPPYCDALLNLEPKKKLRNEQVDAWREALMEIDAIKGWEMKNFNGHGELIKLVVGEVVEKLKKQISDSWSICALSKL